From one Plasmodium yoelii strain 17X genome assembly, chromosome: 12 genomic stretch:
- a CDS encoding PIR protein, with protein MNNQVCKKFQDLWDSFPDYLNGDGSYEFTNKKDFNEYCTGDKCDNDTGKINAGCLYLLDGFFKNSDNFGSVAKSNINIVEYIMIWLSYMLYFARNYENDSIKHFYEMYINTDEKYNQEINKVTAYESYKDLIDKKENLMSISIIDMSYFYDAFTLLCNMYIGLETNLSCDNYLEKAKKFAKAYDALNEDYYSGKGSPYNQLLSTLSNDYCNLKNKCNQFPTLPTYSRRFVIKRTLIPIAFMLVALSIFLGIEYKYSSLGFRKRSQKQCLREKIKNIMKKMIH; from the exons atgaataatcaagtg TGTAAAAAGTTCCAGGATCTATGGGACTCGTTTCCCGATTATTTGAACGGTGATGGAAGCTATGAATTTACAAATAAGAAAGATTTCAATGAGTACTGTACTGGTGATAAATGTGATAATGATACCGGTaaaattaatgctggatgtttatatttgcttGATGGATTCTTTAAGAATTCTGATAATTTTGGTTCTGTTGCTAAAAGTAACATCAACATTGTTgaatacattatgatatggttaagttatatgttatacTTTGCCAGAAATTATGAAAACGACAGTATAAAGCATTTTTAtgaaatgtatataaatactGATGAGAAGTATAATCAGGAAATAAATAAGGTTACTGCTTATGAGAgttataaggatcttatagataaaaaagaaaatttgaTGAGTATTAGTATTATAGATATgtcttatttttatgatgcatttacattattatgtaacatgtataTTGGGCTTGAAACAAACTTAAGTTGCGATAATTATTTagaaaaagctaaaaaattTGCTAAAGCATATGATGCACTTAATGAAGATTATTATAGTGGTAAAGGCAGCCCCTATAATCAATTATTatctacattatcaaatgattattgtaatttaaaaaataaatgtaatcaATTTCCAACTCTTCCAACATATTCACGAAGATTCGTAATAAAAAGGACACTAATTCCAATTGCATTTATGCTTGTTGCATTATCAATTTTCTTGGGAATTGaatataag tattcgtcacttggatttcggaaacgatctcaaaaacaatgtttaagagaaaaaataaaaaatataatgaagaaaatgattcattaa
- a CDS encoding PIR protein, with protein sequence MNKEVCQKFENLWNKFPDKLDSNNNYQFKERNFLDSYCDGSGCDTDFERIAGGCLYLFMQFFGSSELFQSVAKRNINIVDYILIWLSYMLNLKDQPGNDNNLQFFYRTTINNNRYKNSINGVTEYSNYKELIDKKTYFLSMNRNIIFNFYEAFKSLCEMYNEFDDNTPYCTKCSENANQFVNKYREMNKNSDITNNSFYNELLSTLSKDYDNFMNKYNNNQHLKSSPLPTIEKTENSAQQILQSSEDTSSGSSVTNKLFTVLSIFGAIAFLLGISYKYSLFGFRKRFQKQKLREKIKNIKKKMGH encoded by the exons atgaataaagaagtg tgcCAAAAATTCGAGAATCTATGGAATAAATTTCCTGATAAATTGGACAGTAATAATAACTATCAATTTAAAGAAAGAAATTTTTTAGATAGTTATTGTGATGGTAGTGGTTGTGATACTGATTTTGAAAGAATTGCTGGTGGATgtttatatctttttatgCAATTCTTTGGGAGTTCTGAATTGTTTCAGTCTGTTGCAAAAAGAAacatcaatattgttgattacattttgatatggttaagttatatgttaaacctaaagGACCAACCAGGAAATGATAACAatctacaatttttttatagaacaactataaataataataggtataaaaattctataaatGGTGTTACAGAGTATAGCAATTATAAGGAgcttatagataaaaaaacatattttttgagTATGAatagaaatattatatttaatttttatgaagcatttaaatcattatgtgaAATGTATAATGAATTTGATGATAATACACCATATTGCACAAAATGTTCGGAAAATGCTAATcaatttgttaataaatatagagaaatgaataaaaattctGATATTACTAATAATAGTTTCTATAATGAACTATTGTCTACTTTATCAAaagattatgataattttatgaataaatataataataatcaacATTTAAAATCTTCACCTCTTCCAACGATAGAAAAAACAGAAAATTCTGCCCAACAAATTCTACAAAGTTCTGAAGATACATCATCAGGTTCATCGGTAACAAACAAACtatttacagttttatcgatatttggtgcaatagcatttcttttaggaatttcttacaag tattcgttatttggatttcggaaacgatttcaaaaacaaaaattaagagaaaaaataaaaaatataaagaagaaaatgggTCATTAA
- a CDS encoding PIR protein produces the protein MNKEVCEKFQEVRNSISDELKGNGIPEFGDDDILNNYCDNKKCQSDFDKISAGCLYLLDQFYKDGGILSPPARNNINIVGYISIWLSYMLNLGKSEEKDNIGEFYSDYIYHYDKYKTGINELTDYDNHKKLLDKKNDVLNMDSKIVPKFYKAFKSLCEMYTEYDENKENCTNYSEKAKEFVEQYEKLYEDYNSNNDSSYKQVLCTLSTDYDNLIKKCNDAQCCKSSSLPTIETEKIPENCSEETSEKTYGTEYGQYSGEFPEVTLSESSLVSKLFIVLSIFGAIAIFLGISYKYSLFGFRQRLQKQKLREKIKNIKKRINH, from the exons atgaataaggaagtg tgTGAAAAGTTCCAGGAGGTAAGGAACTCGATTTCCGATGAATTGAAAGGTAATGGAATCCCTGAATTTGGCGatgatgatattttaaataattattgtgATAATAAGAAATGTCAAAGTGATTTCGATAAAATAagtgctggatgtttatatttgttggatCAATTTTATAAGGATGGTGGTATATTATCCCCTCCTGCAAGAAATAACATCAATATTGTTGGTTACATTtcgatatggttaagttatatgttaaaccttGGCAAAAGTGAAGAAAAAGACAATATAGGTGAGTTTTATAGTGATTACATATATCATTATGATAAGTATAAGACGGGAATAAATGAATTaactgattatgataatCATAAGAAACttttagataaaaaaaatgatgtgTTGAATATGGATAGTAAAATTGTAcctaaattttataaagcatttaaatcgttatgtgaaatgtatactgaatatgatgaaaataaggAAAATTGCACAAACTATTCGGAAAAAGCTAAAGAATTTGTTGAACAATATGAAAAACTTTACGAGGATTATAATAGCAATAATGACAGTTCATATAAACAAGTATTGTGTACTTTATCAAccgattatgataatttaataaagaaATGTAATGATGCTCAGTGTTGCAAATCTTCATCTCTTCCAACGATAGAAACAGAAAAAATTCCTGAAAATTGTTCTGAAGAAACTTCTGAAAAAACTTATGGAACAGAATATGGACAATATTCTGGGGAATTTCCTGAGGTTACATTATCAGAATCATCTCTAGTaagtaaattatttatagttttatcgatatttggtgcaatagcaatttttttaggaatttcgtataag tattcgttatttggatttcggcaACGacttcaaaaacaaaaattaagagaaaaaataaaaaatataaagaagagaataaatcattaa
- a CDS encoding PIR protein yields the protein MPINLCDGINLMDRGILFDRDSQNYRLEGSFTDKHCPDNSCDNDDKKISSAFIAFLVYFNNIGIDENLDSDKIAEYAILWLGHKLNQKTENGTTTLNKFYINHIEKNSHYNQKINTNSSNKIKKNDIENKIKSMNIDIKDMSNFYEVFKLLCKMGGEVDKKETQCNTCLINAREFYEKYENLKNSLDINKGSYYFQLWLSLSKDYDKFKEKYNTRGCSNIKFLETCSQSLVTKSPVTNCPVTTSPVTNSPATNCPATECPVTKNTLITIAIIFVAASILLGVSYKYSLFGFRKRSQKQHLREKLKK from the exons atgccTATTAATCTg tGTGATGGAATTAATTTGATGGATCGTGGTATTCTCTTCGATCGAGATTCTCAAAATTATAGGTTAGAAGGAAGTTTTACCGATAAGCATTGTCCTGATAATAGTTGTGATAATGATGACAAAAAAATTAGTTCTGCCTTTATAGCATTCCTAGTTTACTTTAATAATATTGGTATTGATGAGAATTTAGATAGTGATAAAATTGCTGAATAcgctattttatggttaGGTCACAAACTGAATCAAAAAACAGAAAATGGAACCACCACATTaaacaagttttatattaatcatatagaaaaaaatagtcATTATAATCAGAAAATAAATACTAATAGTAGTAATAAGATTAAAAAGAATGATAtagaaaacaaaataaaatcgatgaatattgatattaaagatatgtctaatttttatgaagtatttaaattattatgtaagaTGGGTGGTGAAGTTGATAAAAAAGAAACCCAATGCAATACATGTTTAATAAATGCTAGagaattttatgaaaaatatgaaaatctTAAAAATTCTttagatattaataaaggaagttattattttcaactATGGTTAAGTTTATCAAAAGATTATGACAAATTTAAAGAGAAATATAATACACGTGGATGTAGTAATATCAAATTCCTTGAAACTTGTTCACAAAGTTTAGTGACAAAAAGTCCAGTGACAAATTGTCCAGTGACAACTAGTCCAGTGACAAATAGTCCAGCGACAAATTGTCCAGCGACAGAATGTCCAGTGacaaaaaatacactaattacaattgcaattatatttgttgcagcatcaattttattgggagtttcttataag tattcgttatttggatttcggaaacgatctcaaaaacaacatttaagagaaaaactaaaaaaataa
- a CDS encoding PIR protein → MSYKVWESINTIDEFFVDDPNNTGKDASGGYLSMYCPGNNCSSDEQKIIAGFIMLLNMLDDENIDGEKLVEYAILWLSYKLNQKKQNETTILNDFYTDNIETNSCYDEHITSDTSKNINKGVIEKKMKSMNMDIKDISNFYDPFKSLFNMYSELGPEKNTQCKTCLENAGELFEKYEKLKNSFEITKGYLYSQLWSSLSIDYHIFESKYNAECNNVSPLVACPRSSVTKNTLITIAIIFVAASILLGVSYKYSLFGFRKRSQKQHLREMLKK, encoded by the exons atgtcTTATAAAgtg tGGGAATCAATTAATACGATTGATGAATTTTTTGTTGATGATCCGAACAACACGGGAAAAGATGCTTCTGGGGGTTATTTAAGTATGTATTGCCCTGGTAATAACTGTAGTAGTGATGAACAAAAGATTATCGCTGGTTTTATAATGTTACTAAATATGCttgatgatgaaaatatagaTGGTGAAAAACTTGTTGAATAcgctattttatggttaagttataaactaaatcaaaaaaaacaaaatgaaacgACCATATTAAACGATTTTTATACTGATAATATAGAAACAAATAGTTGTTATGATGAGCATATAACTTCTGATActagtaaaaatattaataagggtgttatagaaaaaaaaatgaaatcgatgaatatggatattaaagatatatctaatttttatgatccatttaaatcattatttaaCATGTATAGTGAACTTGGTCCAGAAAAAAATACTCAATGCAAAACATGTTTAGAAAATGCTGGAGAATtgtttgaaaaatatgaaaaacttaaaaattCTTTTGAAATTACTAAAGGATATTTATATTCTCAACTGTGGTCTAGTTTATCAATAGATTATCACATTTTTGAAAGTAAATATAATGCTGAATGTAATAATGTCTCACCACTTGTAGCTTGTCCACGAAGTTcagtaacaaaaaatacactaattacaattgcaattatatttgttgcagcatcaattttattgggagtttcttataag tattcgttatttggatttcggaaacgatctcaaaaacaacatttaagagaaatgctaaaaaaataa
- a CDS encoding PIR protein codes for MDKKVCEKFENVWYKFPDKLDSDNKYQFKKENFLDGYCDSYSCDHDVEKINAGFFYLLNQFFGSSGSSYSAQNNINVVDYIILWLSYMLNLKKSEQNMSNIQYFYSTTINNDRYKKSIPGVTEYKSYKDLIDEKKELMDISNEKMSKIYVLFKILCNMYTDFDKNNPDCNKHSVKAKEFVEEYKKLKEDYNITEDGPYYKLLSTLLNDYNNLKNKCSNIPPIPGITTNISEQRSVQSFGQNSEDISSSSIANNLLIVLSIFGAIAFFLGISYKYSLFGFRKQFQKQKLREKIKNIKNRMNH; via the exons ATGGATAAGaaagtg TGTGAAAAGTTCGAGAATGTATGGTATAAATTTCCTGATAAATTGGACAGTGATAATAAGtatcaatttaaaaaagaaaatttctTAGATGGATATTGTGATAGTTATAGTTGTGATCATGATgtcgaaaaaattaatgccggatttttttatttgcttaATCAATTCTTTGGAAGTTCTGGGTCATCGTATTCTgcgcaaaataatataaatgttgttgattatattattctatggttaagttatatgttaaacctaaagaaaagtgaacaaaatatgagtaatatacaatatttttatagtacaactataaataatgataggTATAAAAAGTCTATACCTGGTGTTACAGAGTATAAAAgttataaggatcttatagatgaaaaaaaagaattgaTGGATATTtctaatgaaaaaatgtctaaaatttatgttttatttaaaattttatgtaaTATGTATACTGATTTTGATAAAAACAATCCAGATTGCAATAAACATTCGGTAAAAGCTAAAGAATTTGTtgaagaatataaaaaacttaAGGAAGATTATAATATTACTGAAGATGGTccatattataaattattgtctactttattaaatgattataataatttaaaaaataaatgtagcAATATTCCACCCATTCCAGGGATAACAACAAACATTTCTGAACAAAGATCTGTACAAAGCTTTGGACAAAATTCTGAAGATatatcaagttcgtcgatagcaAACAATTTACTTATAGTTTTATcaatatttggtgcaatagcattttttttaggaatttcttataag tattcgttatttggatttcggaaacaatttcaaaaacaaaaattaagagaaaaaataaaaaatataaagaatagaatgaatcattaa